AAGCTGTCAAGATTCACTAAGTAATGAGAGGGCACAAATACTTAATGATGGTTTCCAACCAGATGAGGATAATTTGGTTTCAATTCCTTGCTCATTTGACATGGGCTGGCAGAAGAGGGGCAAAGGCCATAATTCACATACTGGTCATGCAGCTGTAATGAGCCTAACAACTGGTAAAGTTTTGGATTACACTACACGAACCAAGACTTGCAGATTCTGTGACCAaggcaaaaatggcaacaaaaaaGTTAAAGTACATGATTGTCGCAAAAATCACAATGCTTCATCAAAGGCAATGGAGCCTGCCTCAGCTGTGGAGATGTTTAATAATGCcccaaaacaaaaagcaaagtATGCATTTTATACTGGAGACGATGACTCCACAACTGAGGCTCACATTCGACAGAAAGTCTCCTATGGAGTTGAAAAGTTTAGTGACATAATACACATGAAGAGATCCTTAACAACACGATTATATAATTTAAGCCACAACACAAAATTTGCTGACAGCTCCATCTTGTCGCAAAAGGTAATAAATTACCTGGTAAAGTGTTTTTCGTATGGTGTTGCACAGAACAAAGGAAATGCTAAAGCAATCCAGGCAACCATTAATTGCATTGTTCCCCACTCATTTGGCGACCATAAAAATTGTGACACTAAGTGGTGTAGATTCATGCAAGATCCTGCTTCGTATAAACATCATGATCTTCCATATGGGAAAGACTTGTTTGGAGACAAATTGAGATCTGCCCTTGAAAACATATTCAGTGATTACTGCACTGATGCTGTGGCTGACAAATTAGCCCCCATGACAAATTCACAAAGGAATGAAGCTCTAAACAGTGTGGTTGGCTCGAAAAATCCAAAAATCAGGTTCTATGGGGGAAGTGACAGCAATGACTTTCGTGTAGCGTGTGGAGTTGCACAAACTAACCTAAGATATGGATATGTGAGCCAAACCCTTGAAGCACTCAACATCGAGCCTGGAAAATACTGTACAGAATATAACGAGAGAATGACAACCAAAGTTATTCAAGATAAAATCAGAAAATCAACCGTGGATTTTAAACGCAGAAGATCTCAACTTAACTCTCAAAAGTGTTCACAGGCAGCCAGGAAAGAAGCTCGAGAGGGCAAAACTTATGAAACAGGTATTGGCCTAAATCTTGAGTTGACATCCATCATGTCCTCTCCTGTTACCGATTGGCAAGCACGTGTAATGGCAATGCCACATAACCAGTTTAAAGAAATTGAGAACTTTGTCCCAAAGATTACCCTCAGGCCTGTTGCAAAAGAAGTGAAATACGAAAATAACATATTCTATAACTTCTTAATTTTTGACACCGAAACAAATGCCACAGGTAAATCTGCGGAAATCTGCCAATTATCAGTAACTGACAAATCTGCTTCACACAAGTTCTCAGTCTACATTATGCCCACCCAGGACATCGATTTGCATGCTTCAAAAGTTAATAAACTGAAAATAGTAAAGATCAACGGAGAGCGTAAAATGTACAAGGACGACAAAGTTGTAAGAGCTATACCTTTTGCTAGTGCGATTGCTCAATTTAAGAGCTATCTCTCACAGTCCATAAGCATAGCCACGAACAGCACCAACAAACAAGTACGCACGGTTCTCATTGGACACAATGCCTTCACGTTCGACACTCCAATTCTTTTAAGAAATGCTGGGAATGAATTCTCTTACGAGCTGCAATCTATGGATGTCTGGTTTGCAGATTCTCTCTATCTCTTCAAAAATCTCATTAAAAGTCAACTTCCCGCTTTACGGAACGCCGAAGGCACATTTCCGAAGACTAATCAATCCTCTCTCTACAAGACCTTGTTCAATCAAACTTTCGACGCACACGATGCCTTGGAAGATGTTCTTGCCCTGAGAAAgattctcttttcttcaaaaCTAGAATTGTCAAATAAAACCATCGTCGAAAACTCTGCACTCACCGACACAAATCACGCATTCAAGGACTTGGAGTATCTCGATGGTCGCCATAAAATATTGCAATCCTTCCGAGGAAAGTTGTACAATCCAGAAAGAAACGATGGTGCCATAACGAAAACCATTGCAGAAAAAATTGCCGGGAGTGGTTTGGCATATGAAGATTTGAAAAACGTGTATAACCGTTACGGGAAAGAAGGAGTCATCGCAATTTTGTCGAGACCGCCATCATGCGCTACATCCACATCACCACGCGTAACTCGAACTAGGCGAATTTTATCCGCCATCGTCGGTCATTTCCAACATGCTAGTCGTCCCTAGGGTGAGTTTTCCTTCCTTTGAATTTATTtccaaacatgtgtccttattttccaaaaatagctttcaGATTGggcataagagctcaaaacagtTTACCGTGTTGTTAGAATTTCGAACACGCggatggcgcaagcgggcctctgatacgcatgcgcgcgtggtcgtctcgaaattgtatgacgtcacaaacatgcaaaagaaggaaacacgagctcacttttctcatgtttccttcggtgaagtTTTTTGgaagttggcatagttcatgatatagatgccttcttcacaatatcattttttgaaaaaattttatctaaggatttctttttttccatcaaaaataggaaattgtaagatttttaagaatcccttagataaatttttcatttttgccaattAAATTATtctccgaaatcgttttcacaagactgccgagtttcaagacattttaccgaggctaactctagaaaaggaagcaaataggtggaaaatagccaaaaaatggttatcttcaagatcgtttgttgccatggcaacagtctgcaacatactcaaattaatgaaaaaggaATCCCAGGTGTGTGACTAATCTTCCCTGTGAATGCCAGgtgcttaaacccaaaggtgaaaccaatagctcatttttagttctccatcctctttctggtgtacatactgttaaaactgtagggagccaccttaaaaacaacaagaacgaaaaaaaaggaaaattcaatgcttctcacccgcaaaaaaaactaataataacctcttagctCAGAGCCGGCTTCCTGCAACACAACCATGTGTTGAATCGCTGAAACTGTCATGTTCATCTGTTGTTGGTGCAAGTTTAAgatgtgtataattttttttcatgatcaagACAACCAGTAACCAGCGGCATTTCTGTTGTATGTTGTTGGTTAGGATTATATATTGAAGCAttttgaggaaggagaaaaacagCTGGAGGCGCACTATTGTGAACAACATGTTATGATTTCGCGTATTTTCTCATCCACgatgaaagttaaagaaaagattcttagactttatattaacgttttcttttccattatagttgttatttgatctcagtttttcaagaaatcaaagaaacaaattacaaagaagaataaaaatcaaagaccaactcaaagagaagaaaccaatatcgagaaaatatgaaagacaatgacccgtatgcagaaaaaaaagaaacccttTTATTGTGCTCGTTGAGAACCCCTTATCCTCCAGTGCTCTCATGCCAAGGGTCATGAAGCACAACCCTGTTGAGCTGCAATTTCCATCTGATACCCTTAGTCTAAATTTAAGATGTCTATCCTTTAATCgaagacagaaaaaagcaagcagCGAGCATTTTCTTGCGTGGTGTCCTTTAGTATTACATACGCGAGTATAATAAGCCAGGACAATAAAAGACAAAACTCACTAGCGTGAGAAACGTGCCATGATCTGCCCACGTACGTGCGCATTTTCTCATCGACAAATAGAGttcaatgaaagctttctcagaCTTTCTACTCCCGTTTTCTCCTGCGCAATATTTGCTACTTCATCTCATTTGTTCAAGAAATAGACCTCAAGtttgtttcagtgaaaaaaaatacagtaaaaacccccAAAAACCGAGGAAAAACAAAGGGACAGATGGTGAGGCATACATGATGTAGGTACTGATCTTAGGGTtatccaccccttcatgtagGTCTCACGATCCGTCCACCCCCttatgtatgccgcacgatgtATCCACCCCTTCATATACGCCTCACCATCTATCTATCACTTCATGTAGGCGTCATGATCTATCCATTacttcatgtatgccgcacCATCTATCTAACACGTCATATAGGCGTCACGACTTATCCACCACTTCATGTTTGCCGAACGATCTATCCAATACTTCATGTAGGCGATATCATCTATCCACTACTTggtgtatgccgcacgatctatccatCCCTTCATGTAGGCCTCATgatttatccaccacctcatgtatgccgcacgatctatccatAACTTCATGTGGGCGGCATCGtttatccaccacctcatgGGTGCCGCACGATCCTGCCGTCCCTTGCATGCACGTATGCAGCACCATTTATCCACTGTCGAAAGCTTCCAAACATTGGATTTAATGATAACGTTTTCGTCCCTGAGTACGTCTCGAACACGCAACCTCTGCATTCTCTCGGCTTGAATTCGTCCAAGTGAGCCATAGGGATTGTTTGTTTGCTGCAGTTAAAATTTAACCACTATATAGTTTctttgccaatcaaattgcaaagcataaacagcatcaaattccttgtatcttagagaagacttcttgatgacaggcagaaattgaaaagaatgaattaaaaacaacaagaacgaaaaaaaaggaaaattcaatgcttctcacccgcaaaaaaaactaataataacctcttagctCAGAGCCGGCTTCCTGCAACACAACCATGTGTTGAATCGCTGAAACTGCCATGTTCATCTGTTGTTGGTGCAAGTTTAAgatgtgtataattttttttcatgatcaagACAACCAGTAACCAGCGGCATTTCTGTTGTATGTTGATGGTTAGGATTATATATTGAAGCAttttgaggaaggagaaaaacagCTGGAGGCACACTATTGTGAACAACATGTTATGATTTCGCGTATTTTCTCATCCACgatgaaagttaaagaaaagattcttagactttatattaacgttttcttttccattatagttgttatttgatctcagtttttcaagaaatcaaagaaagaaattacaaagaagaataaaaatcaaagaccaactcaaagagaagaaaccaatatcgagaaaatatgaaagacaatgacccgtatgcagaaaaaaagaaacccttTTATTGTGCTCGTTGAGAACCCCTTATCCTCCAGTGCTCTCATGCCAAGGGTCATGAAGCACAACCCTGTTGAGCTGCAAGTTCCAACTGATACCCTTAGTCTAAATTTAAGATGTCTATCGTTTAatcgaagacaaagaaaaaagcaagcagcGAGCATTTTCTTGCGTGGTGTCCTTTAGTATTACATACGCGAGTATAATAACCCAGgacaataaaagacaaaaatcacTAACGTGAGAAACGTGCCATGATCTGCCCACGTACGTGCGCATTTTCTTATCGACAAATAGAGttcaatgaaagctttctcagaCTTTCTACTCCCGTTTTCTCCTGCGCAATATTTGCTACTTCATCTCATTTGTTCAAGAAATAGACCTCAAATTTgtttcagagaaaaaaaatacagtaaaaacccccCAAAAACCTAGGAAAAACAAAGAGACAGATGGTGAGGCATACATGATGTAGGTACTGATCTTAGGGTtatccaccccttcatgtagGTCTCACGATCCGTCCACCCCTttatgtatgccgcacgatgtatccaccccttcatgtacTCCTCACCATCTATCTATCACTTCATGTAGGCGTCATGATCTATCCATTacttcatgtatgccgcacCATCTATCTAACACGTCATATAGGCGTCACGATTTATCCACCACTTCATGTATGCCGAACGATCTATCCAATACTTCATGTAGGCGATATGATGTATCCACTACTTGGTGCAtgccgcacgatctatccatcacttcatgtaggcctcatgatttatccaccacctcatgtatgccgcacgatctatccatAACTTCATGTGGGCGGCATCGtttatccaccacctcatgGGTGCCGCACGATCCTGCCGTCCCTTGCATGCACGTATGCAGCACCATTTATCCACTGTCAAAAGCTTCCAAACATTGGATTTAATGATAACGTTTTCGTCCCTGAGTACGTCTCGAACACGCAACCTCTGCATTCTCTCGGCTTGAATTCGTCCAAGTGAGCCATAGGGATTGTTTGTTTGCTGCAGTTAAAATTTAACCACTATATAGTTTctttgccaatcaaattgcaaagcataaacagcatcaaattccttgtatcttagagaagacttcttgatgacaggcagaaattgaaaagaacaaattaaaaacaacaagaacgaaaaaaaaggaaaattcaatgcttctcacccgcaaaaaaaactaataataacctcttagctCAGAGCCGGCTTCCTGCAACACAACCATGTGTTGAATCGCTGAAACTGCCATGTTCATCTGTTGTTGGTGCAAGTTTAAgatgtgtataattttttttcatgatcaagACAACCAGTAACCAGCGGCATTTCTGTTGTATGTTGATGGTTAGGATTATATATTGAAGCAttttgaggaaggagaaaaacagCTGGAGGCACACTATTGTGAACAACATGTTATGATTTCGCGTATTTTCTCATCCACgatgaaagttaaagaaaagattcttagactttatattaacgttttcttttccattatagttgttatttgatctcagtttttcaagaaatcaaagaaagaaattacaaagaagaataaaaatcaaagaccaactcaaagagaagaaaccaatatcgagaaaatatgaaagacaatgacccgtatgcagaaaaaaagaaacccttTTATTGTGCTCGTTGAGAACCCCTTATCCTCCAGTGCTCTCATGCCAAGGGTCATGAAGCACAACCCTGTTGAGCTGCAAGTTCCAACTGATACCCTTAGTCTAAATTTAAGATGTCTATCGTTTAatcgaagacaaagaaaaaagcaagcagcGAGCATTTTCTTGCGTGGTGTCCTTTAGTATTACATACGCGAGTATAATAAGCCAGgacaataaaagacaaaaatcacTAGCGTGA
Above is a genomic segment from Acropora muricata isolate sample 2 chromosome 1, ASM3666990v1, whole genome shotgun sequence containing:
- the LOC136925507 gene encoding uncharacterized protein; the protein is MATTFVKKKMSGISQEVTPPVRIAVRPTTSRCTNGRFGKTKQQKSIGPMREGLKSWRLQETPTANAKRKLVFESATNENEPPPKCQTRGLKAVMLQGESVPHGTRLIDLDVFRQNIKQCHFCHSGPLSFCNVKNEIRHGLASTFFIPCSFCGKTNEIKTSGEHRSGKRGPPAFDINTRVALGCLHAGIGKTHINNVLSTSNIPTINSSTFKQREREVGKTIETVARASCQDSLSNERAQILNDGFQPDEDNLVSIPCSFDMGWQKRGKGHNSHTGHAAVMSLTTGKVLDYTTRTKTCRFCDQGKNGNKKVKVHDCRKNHNASSKAMEPASAVEMFNNAPKQKAKYAFYTGDDDSTTEAHIRQKVSYGVEKFSDIIHMKRSLTTRLYNLSHNTKFADSSILSQKVINYLVKCFSYGVAQNKGNAKAIQATINCIVPHSFGDHKNCDTKWCRFMQDPASYKHHDLPYGKDLFGDKLRSALENIFSDYCTDAVADKLAPMTNSQRNEALNSVVGSKNPKIRFYGGSDSNDFRVACGVAQTNLRYGYVSQTLEALNIEPGKYCTEYNERMTTKVIQDKIRKSTVDFKRRRSQLNSQKCSQAARKEAREGKTYETGIGLNLELTSIMSSPVTDWQARVMAMPHNQFKEIENFVPKITLRPVAKEVKYENNIFYNFLIFDTETNATGKSAEICQLSVTDKSASHKFSVYIMPTQDIDLHASKVNKLKIVKINGERKMYKDDKVVRAIPFASAIAQFKSYLSQSISIATNSTNKQVRTVLIGHNAFTFDTPILLRNAGNEFSYELQSMDVWFADSLYLFKNLIKSQLPALRNAEGTFPKTNQSSLYKTLFNQTFDAHDALEDVLALRKILFSSKLELSNKTIVENSALTDTNHAFKDLEYLDGRHKILQSFRGKLYNPERNDGAITKTIAEKIAGSGLAYEDLKNVYNRYGKEGVIAILSRPPSCATSTSPRVTRTRRILSAIVGHFQHASRP